The following are from one region of the Leptospira terpstrae serovar Hualin str. LT 11-33 = ATCC 700639 genome:
- the hflX gene encoding GTPase HflX: MDLARLVGEISVEIGRQVGLLIERSGYVTHLIVGNDHSIEIPHLDRYRVAHSRLRGLRLFHTHLKEHPLNQEDLMDLVLNRFDSITAACVGSDGIPKFFFSAFINPDPDAKEPWILSPKQYPGQLKYGYSEQVEALESEFTKKTSNLKESQKENRAFLVGVYDVRKMKRSPDHSMAELKELCRTAGIHVVDTYVQKRDPDPKTVVGKGKLQEIILTSVHKDIEHLIFDLELTPSQAKKISDASDLKIIDRTQLILDIFSKNAKSRDGKLQVELAQLKYLKNRLSELDDNMSRLTGGIGGRGPGETKLEIGNRRVEEKITRLENELKDLKRRRELNRKSRTRNEIPIVGIVGYTNAGKSTLLNALTNSTVIAEDKLFATLDPTTRRIRFPEEREIIISDTVGFIHDLPPDLSQAFKATLEELGDADLLLHVVDSTNPNYAEQMDAVDTILNSLQLNEIPRMVVFNKADGLDEETHISFQKNGSLLVSAVTREGLAQLLDLIEDEIWKKKEQKPLATTPS; encoded by the coding sequence ATGGACCTTGCACGGCTCGTAGGTGAGATTTCTGTAGAAATCGGTAGGCAGGTGGGACTTCTGATCGAACGTTCCGGTTATGTCACCCATCTGATTGTGGGAAACGACCACTCCATCGAAATTCCTCATTTGGACCGATACCGTGTGGCCCATTCTAGACTCCGAGGTCTCCGTCTCTTTCACACACATCTCAAAGAACACCCGTTAAACCAAGAAGACCTAATGGACCTTGTCCTCAACCGTTTTGATTCCATCACTGCGGCTTGTGTTGGTTCTGATGGAATTCCTAAATTCTTTTTTTCAGCCTTTATCAATCCTGATCCTGATGCGAAAGAACCTTGGATCCTTTCTCCCAAACAATATCCAGGCCAATTGAAGTATGGATACTCAGAACAAGTAGAAGCATTAGAATCTGAATTCACCAAAAAAACTTCGAACCTAAAGGAATCACAAAAAGAAAATCGAGCATTCCTTGTCGGTGTTTATGATGTGCGGAAGATGAAACGTTCCCCCGACCATTCCATGGCAGAACTCAAAGAACTCTGTCGCACAGCTGGAATCCATGTGGTAGATACCTATGTTCAAAAAAGAGATCCCGATCCCAAAACCGTTGTCGGAAAAGGGAAATTACAAGAGATCATCTTAACCTCTGTTCATAAAGACATTGAACATTTGATTTTTGATTTGGAACTGACACCATCTCAGGCAAAAAAAATTTCCGATGCTAGTGATTTAAAAATCATCGATCGGACCCAACTTATCTTAGATATATTTTCCAAAAATGCAAAATCGAGAGATGGAAAACTCCAAGTGGAACTTGCCCAACTTAAATACCTTAAAAATAGACTTTCTGAATTGGATGACAATATGAGTCGCCTAACAGGAGGAATTGGAGGGAGAGGTCCTGGAGAAACCAAATTGGAAATTGGGAACAGACGAGTAGAAGAAAAAATCACACGTTTGGAAAATGAACTTAAAGATCTAAAACGACGAAGAGAACTGAATCGTAAGTCCCGAACTAGAAATGAAATCCCCATTGTGGGAATTGTCGGTTATACCAACGCAGGTAAATCCACTCTCCTCAATGCCCTAACAAATTCCACAGTGATTGCTGAAGACAAATTATTTGCAACACTTGATCCTACGACTCGGCGAATTCGTTTTCCTGAAGAAAGAGAAATCATTATTTCTGATACCGTAGGATTTATCCATGACCTTCCTCCCGATTTGTCTCAGGCATTCAAAGCCACTCTTGAGGAATTAGGGGATGCGGATCTCCTCCTCCATGTCGTTGATTCCACAAATCCTAATTATGCGGAACAAATGGACGCAGTGGATACCATTCTCAATTCATTACAATTGAATGAAATTCCAAGGATGGTGGTTTTTAATAAAGCCGATGGATTGGATGAAGAAACTCATATCTCTTTCCAAAAAAATGGAAGTTTACTCGTTTCCGCTGTTACTCGTGAGGGACTCGCTCAACTTTTGGATTTGATTGAAGACGAAATTTGGAAGAAAAAAGAACAAAAACCTTTAGCTACTACTCCCAGTTAG
- a CDS encoding STAS domain-containing protein codes for MANLEFPSLDLKTEIVEVKGERVLVVSFVGQITNTNAYEINRNISVIFRDAVYNIILELTKLEYINSIGVATLIGIIKTVESNHGKILIGGLNHFLENVIRLMDLPSKVKIFHTKKEAISNWE; via the coding sequence ATGGCGAATTTAGAATTTCCATCTCTAGATCTCAAAACAGAAATCGTTGAAGTCAAAGGCGAACGGGTTCTCGTTGTTTCTTTTGTGGGCCAAATCACCAACACCAATGCCTATGAAATCAATCGGAATATTTCGGTAATCTTTCGTGATGCGGTTTATAATATCATTTTGGAATTAACCAAATTGGAATACATCAATAGCATTGGTGTAGCAACACTCATAGGTATCATCAAAACCGTAGAGAGCAACCACGGCAAAATTCTAATCGGGGGTTTAAATCATTTTTTGGAAAATGTAATTCGACTGATGGATCTACCAAGCAAAGTAAAAATCTTCCATACTAAAAAAGAAGCCATCTCTAACTGGGAGTAG
- a CDS encoding acyl-CoA dehydrogenase family protein: protein MIDFSITDEQKALRDLARDFAKNEMIPKAEHHDHTGEYPKEILKKAFDVGLMNMHIPVEYGGAGLGVLDELIASEELFYGCSGMATAILANNLALAPVLLGADDYVMKKFIQPMSETFTLAAYAVTEPGAGSDVAGIRTVAKRVGDEYIINGSKMWITNAGHADWFFVLAKTDPNAGHKGMTGFIVDAKSPGIIIGKKEKNMGQRCSDTRGVTFEDVKVPKENMIGKEGDGFKIAMGAFDKTRPAVAIGAVGVARAALDHSIRYANTRNAFGKPISVNQGVSFMIAEMARDIEAGRLLCWQSAWLIDSGYRNTYQASIAKVFCADMAMRVTTDAVQIFGGYGFNEEYPVEKLMRDAKIFQIYEGTSQIQRVIISKFLNDGVGIETPNA, encoded by the coding sequence ATGATCGACTTTTCCATCACCGATGAACAAAAAGCCCTCCGCGATTTAGCGAGAGATTTCGCCAAAAATGAAATGATTCCCAAGGCGGAACACCATGACCACACAGGTGAATATCCGAAAGAAATATTAAAGAAAGCTTTTGACGTAGGCCTTATGAATATGCACATCCCAGTGGAATACGGTGGGGCAGGCCTCGGTGTTTTGGACGAACTCATTGCTTCTGAAGAGTTGTTTTATGGTTGTTCAGGAATGGCAACTGCTATCCTCGCAAACAATCTTGCATTAGCGCCTGTTTTGTTAGGTGCTGATGACTATGTCATGAAAAAATTCATCCAACCAATGTCGGAAACCTTCACTCTCGCAGCATACGCAGTCACTGAGCCAGGTGCAGGATCAGATGTTGCGGGAATTCGCACAGTAGCAAAACGAGTGGGTGACGAATATATTATCAACGGATCCAAAATGTGGATTACAAACGCAGGTCATGCCGACTGGTTTTTTGTTTTAGCTAAAACAGATCCCAATGCTGGTCACAAAGGTATGACCGGATTCATCGTAGATGCAAAATCTCCTGGAATCATCATCGGTAAAAAAGAAAAAAATATGGGACAACGTTGTTCTGACACTCGCGGTGTTACCTTCGAAGATGTAAAAGTTCCAAAAGAAAACATGATCGGTAAAGAAGGGGACGGATTCAAAATTGCAATGGGTGCTTTTGATAAAACTCGCCCTGCCGTTGCGATTGGAGCAGTCGGTGTGGCTCGTGCAGCACTTGATCATTCCATTCGTTATGCAAACACACGTAATGCGTTCGGAAAACCTATTTCCGTTAACCAAGGTGTTAGCTTTATGATCGCTGAAATGGCTCGCGACATTGAAGCAGGAAGACTACTCTGTTGGCAATCCGCTTGGCTTATCGATAGCGGTTACAGAAACACATACCAAGCATCTATTGCAAAAGTATTTTGTGCTGATATGGCAATGCGTGTCACAACAGATGCAGTTCAGATCTTTGGTGGTTACGGATTCAACGAAGAATACCCTGTAGAAAAATTAATGCGAGATGCAAAAATTTTCCAAATCTACGAAGGTACTTCTCAAATCCAACGTGTGATCATTTCCAAATTTCTCAATGACGGAGTTGGGATCGAAACTCCTAACGCGTAA
- a CDS encoding anthranilate synthase component II, translating into MFLLIDNYDSFTYILYQYLNQIIPTTVMRHDEDLPLDLQKNYKAVVLSPGPGLPKTSGKLMSHLNSMYETMPILGICLGHQAIGEMFGATLEQTPDVFHGRPSEIFHNGEGIFKNIPNGFLANRYHSWSVSKVSFPSELEVTAETKDGVIMGIRHRKWNQVFGVQFHPESILTEHGETLLRNFYEEVIQ; encoded by the coding sequence ATGTTTCTTCTCATCGACAACTACGACTCATTCACCTATATTCTGTACCAATACCTGAACCAAATCATACCAACGACTGTCATGCGGCATGATGAAGATTTACCTCTGGATTTACAAAAAAACTACAAGGCTGTGGTTTTGTCTCCAGGACCCGGTCTTCCCAAAACTTCAGGAAAACTCATGTCTCATTTAAACTCAATGTATGAGACAATGCCAATCCTTGGAATTTGCCTTGGCCACCAAGCCATCGGAGAAATGTTTGGAGCCACTTTGGAACAAACTCCAGATGTGTTTCATGGAAGGCCTTCTGAAATCTTTCACAATGGCGAAGGTATCTTTAAAAACATTCCCAATGGCTTTTTAGCAAACCGTTACCACTCCTGGTCGGTATCGAAAGTTTCCTTTCCGAGTGAATTGGAAGTGACAGCCGAAACAAAAGATGGAGTCATAATGGGAATTCGTCATAGAAAATGGAATCAGGTCTTTGGGGTTCAGTTCCATCCCGAGTCCATCCTCACTGAACATGGGGAAACCTTACTCCGCAACTTCTATGAGGAAGTGATCCAATGA
- a CDS encoding response regulator, with product MKRVLIVDDNDRYANNLKSYFDSLNIHSDRAVDAKEGLILFTKNPNYDMIVSDVTMETQTSGLWMMRKIYKSGYKGTLVIASTGFDVIGVMPFSSYFLTWFCGIHWMIPKVPLKQGTVEWVPTALTKGKINPF from the coding sequence ATGAAACGAGTTTTAATTGTTGATGATAATGATCGTTATGCGAACAATTTAAAATCATATTTTGATTCTCTAAATATCCACTCGGACAGAGCAGTGGATGCTAAAGAAGGCCTGATTCTATTTACTAAAAATCCAAATTACGATATGATAGTTTCTGATGTGACTATGGAAACACAAACCTCTGGACTTTGGATGATGCGTAAAATCTACAAATCCGGTTACAAAGGAACTCTTGTTATCGCCTCGACTGGATTTGATGTAATCGGTGTGATGCCTTTTTCTTCTTACTTTTTAACTTGGTTTTGTGGCATTCATTGGATGATTCCTAAAGTGCCTCTCAAACAAGGAACGGTGGAATGGGTTCCCACCGCCCTTACCAAAGGAAAAATTAATCCTTTCTAG
- a CDS encoding HEAT repeat domain-containing protein encodes MIQKGQDIIWKSSLWVVLVLLISCSTSKPYQLTDVSPKYKEYQGSDLDPHKSKDVIIPVTNNRKYDEFIQEAHKAIALLEFGENVALRADSKKTVGEPVEKEMQAAAYLEEDLPTLIAKLPGLIQTNEDLIESTPNDFDGPAIGRVSNELGNILEALKQNSPKAIGIQNAIRHLRSDSGNYNQGKDTLEKETKPVVEDPIIITNEKEAAKKLEKVISKKEDNSSKISIKRLNRKTKVTGKAKVSEQINELVKKEEEDVLSEEEKKDREYTEQIRNGLVQVFQWEYYRNPKNLERILATHPIPRVRSAAALALGRLKAGRVSLQTAIDKDGYQVRPAAYKALSDLGDKRSLSYFIAGTKAEDPEVIAVSYEGLGKTKDPAGREMILTTGLASEYVVIVSGSLRGLAHHKLDADVEVFDKFLKSNEQEIKEAALEALAIHGSRESLRILERVVAEEPNLALMAVDEISKNHSLSATFALIRLNESQTDEKINKRIGESLLRRKAFGKYAIILIEDDYLRSEPNERSRPVSYIKNKEIGLILSETKKEFAVRIGEDILTDKYIQVKMESTLPGARGAFVTGWVFYPKLDIIEVKQLGSDGKSGKYSNLKKGKHNNLFDPIEEIKVPRKD; translated from the coding sequence ATGATTCAAAAGGGTCAAGACATAATTTGGAAGAGCAGTTTATGGGTGGTCCTTGTTTTATTGATAAGTTGTTCCACATCAAAACCATACCAATTAACAGACGTTTCACCAAAGTATAAAGAATACCAAGGAAGTGATTTAGATCCTCATAAATCAAAAGATGTTATCATCCCTGTAACGAACAATCGTAAGTACGATGAGTTTATCCAAGAGGCACACAAGGCCATTGCTCTATTAGAATTTGGTGAGAACGTTGCTCTCCGTGCTGATAGCAAAAAGACAGTTGGAGAACCAGTTGAAAAAGAGATGCAAGCAGCCGCTTATTTAGAAGAAGACCTCCCAACATTGATTGCGAAACTTCCTGGTCTTATTCAAACCAACGAAGATTTGATTGAAAGTACGCCGAATGATTTTGATGGCCCAGCCATTGGCCGAGTGAGTAATGAATTAGGTAATATTCTAGAGGCTTTAAAACAGAATAGTCCCAAGGCAATTGGAATTCAGAATGCAATCCGTCATTTACGATCAGATTCAGGAAACTACAACCAAGGAAAAGATACTCTAGAGAAGGAAACAAAACCAGTAGTTGAAGATCCTATCATCATAACAAATGAAAAGGAAGCTGCGAAAAAACTGGAAAAAGTGATTTCGAAAAAAGAAGATAACAGTTCTAAAATTTCAATCAAACGTCTAAATCGCAAAACAAAAGTTACCGGAAAAGCAAAAGTCTCTGAACAAATTAATGAGTTAGTAAAAAAAGAAGAAGAAGACGTTCTTTCTGAAGAAGAAAAAAAAGACAGAGAGTATACAGAACAAATTCGAAATGGATTGGTTCAGGTATTTCAATGGGAATACTATCGCAATCCCAAGAACTTAGAAAGAATTCTAGCCACGCATCCCATACCCCGTGTTCGATCTGCAGCAGCACTCGCACTAGGTCGCCTAAAAGCTGGTCGAGTGAGTTTACAAACTGCTATTGATAAAGATGGATACCAAGTAAGGCCTGCGGCTTACAAAGCTCTGTCTGATCTTGGAGACAAACGTTCTCTTTCTTATTTCATCGCTGGAACCAAAGCCGAAGATCCCGAAGTAATCGCTGTCAGTTACGAAGGACTAGGCAAAACAAAAGATCCAGCTGGTAGGGAAATGATACTCACTACAGGTCTTGCATCTGAATATGTAGTGATTGTTTCTGGATCCCTCCGAGGACTCGCCCATCATAAATTAGATGCTGATGTAGAAGTGTTTGATAAATTTCTAAAATCAAATGAACAAGAAATCAAAGAAGCCGCTCTCGAAGCACTTGCCATTCATGGAAGTAGAGAAAGTTTACGGATTTTAGAACGAGTTGTGGCTGAAGAACCAAATCTTGCTCTAATGGCCGTGGATGAAATAAGCAAAAATCACTCGCTCTCGGCGACTTTTGCTCTCATCCGATTGAATGAATCCCAAACTGACGAAAAAATAAACAAACGCATTGGTGAATCTTTACTCCGACGCAAAGCCTTTGGAAAATATGCAATCATTCTGATAGAGGATGATTATCTGAGATCAGAACCTAACGAACGTTCGAGACCAGTATCTTATATCAAAAATAAGGAAATTGGTCTTATCCTTTCTGAAACGAAAAAGGAATTTGCAGTTCGGATTGGCGAAGATATTTTAACAGATAAATACATCCAAGTGAAAATGGAATCCACTCTTCCAGGAGCACGCGGTGCCTTTGTGACTGGTTGGGTATTTTATCCAAAACTGGATATCATTGAAGTAAAACAATTAGGAAGTGATGGGAAATCAGGGAAGTACTCTAATCTAAAAAAAGGAAAACATAATAATCTCTTCGATCCGATTGAAGAAATCAAAGTTCCTAGAAAGGATTAA
- a CDS encoding formylglycine-generating enzyme family protein, with product MKKLLLILFALGIVMAPLVSQEETSEESPFATTKKKVQLWKGEVVGVYKNRLWIKVRIYRNQRISKLSLNEIKSLFADTKEFPVYQKVTDLKQGVLVVRDTVWEEKHINKKNQFIEVVLVGDYKPDLSSKMKEITTDAYISSYIEEDFFTEPDAFFKGRFTPPRKTVFHPKDRKEMVLVSRGLFLYGQGTDPSSDSFNPYYLEPKPSNLKEIPSFYIDKFEVTNAEYAYFLKQTNTQSPPHWIGGKYPEGEGDYPVVHLTYREVERYASWVGKRIPTEWEWEKAARGPGVIEFTNRDETLGYQIIATKYPFGDEFDSLYCNTRESKLGKAQSVYELSSEGASPYGAIGMCGNAAEWTSSDYQLYPGHHIKNFSFGKIYKVVRGGSYSDSAKNSTASARSYGGIPNLSEDRRAGFRLVMEYRD from the coding sequence ATGAAAAAACTACTATTGATTCTATTCGCTTTGGGGATTGTAATGGCACCCCTTGTTTCGCAAGAGGAAACTTCGGAAGAATCACCCTTTGCGACAACCAAAAAGAAAGTTCAACTCTGGAAAGGGGAAGTGGTTGGTGTTTATAAAAACAGATTGTGGATCAAAGTTCGAATTTACCGCAACCAACGGATTTCCAAACTTTCTTTGAATGAAATTAAATCATTATTTGCAGATACAAAGGAATTTCCGGTGTATCAAAAGGTTACTGATCTCAAACAAGGGGTTCTCGTAGTACGTGACACTGTTTGGGAAGAAAAACATATCAATAAAAAAAATCAGTTCATCGAAGTAGTGTTAGTAGGTGATTATAAACCAGATCTCAGTTCTAAAATGAAAGAGATTACTACGGACGCTTATATTTCCAGTTATATTGAAGAAGATTTTTTTACTGAACCGGATGCCTTTTTTAAAGGAAGATTTACTCCGCCGAGAAAAACTGTCTTTCATCCTAAAGATAGAAAAGAGATGGTCCTAGTTTCCAGGGGACTTTTTCTTTATGGCCAAGGCACCGATCCGTCTTCTGATAGTTTCAATCCATATTATTTAGAACCAAAACCTTCGAACCTAAAAGAGATTCCTTCTTTTTATATAGATAAGTTTGAAGTAACAAACGCCGAGTATGCCTACTTTTTAAAACAAACCAATACACAAAGTCCTCCGCATTGGATTGGTGGAAAGTATCCCGAAGGAGAAGGGGATTATCCTGTGGTCCATCTTACGTATCGCGAAGTGGAACGTTATGCAAGTTGGGTAGGCAAACGAATTCCAACTGAATGGGAATGGGAAAAAGCAGCGCGGGGACCAGGTGTGATCGAATTTACCAATCGGGATGAAACCCTCGGATACCAAATCATAGCTACCAAATATCCATTTGGTGATGAGTTTGATTCTTTGTATTGTAATACGAGAGAATCGAAATTAGGTAAGGCTCAGTCCGTTTATGAGTTATCTTCGGAAGGAGCAAGTCCTTACGGTGCTATTGGTATGTGTGGGAATGCAGCAGAATGGACATCTAGTGATTACCAATTGTATCCTGGCCATCATATCAAAAACTTTTCTTTTGGAAAAATTTACAAAGTCGTACGCGGTGGTTCTTATTCTGATTCGGCTAAAAATTCTACGGCTAGCGCTAGGTCTTATGGTGGGATTCCTAACCTATCAGAAGATAGGCGAGCAGGATTTCGTCTGGTGATGGAATATAGGGACTAA
- a CDS encoding homoserine dehydrogenase, with protein MKEVRIGLLGAGVVGTSLLQLLDKNREKIQNHYGINLQLTAIATRSPGKLQGKTNVPVTEDVLSVTNRSDIDMIVELIGGTDMAFKAVRSALENGKTVITANKALLSEKGRELYPIAKKTGVELGYEAAVAGSIPIIRTLRDGLASCEFEVICGILNGTTNFILTKMEQESWDYSTALKKAQELGFAEADPTFDVEGIDAGHKISLLASLAFREYVSFTSLSVKGISDLQSLDIQSALSLGYRIKLLGISKRSSAGVLTKVHPTLVPLDHPLANVMNESNAVFYKTKEADSGMITGKGAGGMPTASAVLSDIIYYASRLGSKDIAKENNLFPEAKAYPEPDNLARYYLRFSTVDKPGVLAEISRVLGRHNISIASVQQKESTSEPVSVIVVTHAATEGEFQKSLQEIDTMSTIIKQKTVAIRLLEKL; from the coding sequence ATGAAAGAAGTTCGTATTGGTCTATTGGGTGCCGGAGTCGTCGGCACAAGCTTACTCCAACTCTTGGATAAAAACCGAGAAAAAATCCAAAATCATTATGGAATCAACTTACAACTAACGGCCATTGCCACTCGGAGTCCGGGAAAACTCCAAGGTAAAACGAACGTTCCAGTAACTGAGGATGTACTATCTGTTACAAATCGTTCGGATATCGACATGATTGTTGAATTGATAGGCGGAACTGACATGGCATTCAAAGCCGTCCGTTCTGCATTGGAAAATGGAAAGACAGTCATCACCGCCAATAAGGCTTTGTTATCCGAAAAAGGAAGAGAACTATATCCAATTGCAAAAAAAACTGGGGTCGAACTTGGTTACGAAGCAGCCGTCGCCGGTTCCATTCCGATCATCCGCACTTTAAGAGACGGCCTAGCTTCTTGCGAATTTGAAGTCATCTGTGGAATCCTGAATGGAACCACCAACTTCATCCTAACCAAAATGGAACAGGAATCTTGGGACTATTCTACTGCCTTAAAAAAAGCCCAAGAGTTGGGCTTTGCCGAAGCTGATCCAACATTTGATGTGGAAGGAATTGACGCAGGTCACAAAATCAGTTTGCTTGCAAGTCTTGCGTTCCGAGAGTACGTTTCGTTCACTTCTTTATCGGTAAAAGGGATCTCTGACTTACAATCTTTAGACATTCAATCTGCATTATCACTCGGATACCGAATTAAACTTTTAGGAATCTCTAAACGAAGTTCGGCGGGTGTTCTTACCAAGGTGCATCCAACTCTTGTACCTCTCGACCATCCGTTGGCAAATGTGATGAATGAATCCAATGCGGTGTTTTATAAAACCAAAGAAGCAGATTCTGGTATGATCACAGGAAAGGGTGCTGGGGGAATGCCTACTGCCAGTGCAGTTCTCTCTGATATCATCTACTATGCCTCGAGACTAGGTAGCAAAGACATTGCCAAAGAAAATAACCTATTCCCAGAAGCAAAAGCATATCCAGAGCCGGACAACTTGGCTCGTTATTACCTACGTTTTTCTACAGTAGACAAACCGGGGGTTCTTGCTGAAATTTCTAGAGTCCTCGGTCGTCATAATATTTCAATTGCTTCCGTCCAACAGAAGGAATCCACTTCCGAACCTGTGTCCGTGATTGTAGTCACCCACGCAGCAACAGAAGGAGAATTTCAAAAATCTTTGCAGGAAATTGATACTATGTCTACTATCATCAAACAGAAAACGGTAGCCATTCGGCTCTTGGAAAAACTGTAA
- a CDS encoding ABC transporter ATP-binding protein, which translates to MKYFLRLLSYSVRYRERFVLGLVFALLTAVLNGISLTALIPLFDSLGGDKNNRFHLDLTLPEKTILVQEVLLGADSLDGLERIKRVIISAKLQINEFTADMEPKEVVWAVCVAVFPLYLLKLGTYLLSVFCIATAGYKAVRDIRQELFQKVQRLPLTYFYKEKTGLIMSRVINDAEIVAAVISSNLRDAVINFFYVLTHLMILIYLNSELLVLACLTIPVVILPVTLFTRKISSSTARFQEKIADLNSHIQEFISGIKVIRTFRQETQDLKKFDNINYKVYRRTFKGQFYLQMAPSLVELTSSIVVLGYFAMGAKFIYSGKFTQGEFMAFLLTLLFLLRPLTQLSQMVGKITQANSAGKRIFEIIDRDSEVVEHGDETVLEKIEKGIQFDDIHFSYPGTNQEVLKGINLDIKLGETYAFVGTSGSGKSTLMDLIPRFFDPTAGKIRIDGEDIRNYSLNSLRKKIGIVTQEIFLFHGTIADNIAYGTGAASRKEIVRAARLANAHDFITKMENGYDTVIGVRGLDLSGGQRQRLVIARALLRNAEIMILDEATSALDAESERLVSRALERLFKNRTTFIIAHRLSTVRRVKNIVVIEEGEIKEQGDHDSLLAENGIYKKLYDSQFADAEIQI; encoded by the coding sequence ATGAAATATTTTTTAAGATTACTTTCCTATTCTGTGCGTTACCGCGAACGTTTTGTTCTGGGTTTGGTATTTGCACTTTTGACAGCCGTCCTGAATGGTATTTCTCTTACAGCACTGATTCCACTTTTTGATTCGTTAGGTGGAGATAAAAACAATCGTTTTCATTTGGATTTGACCTTGCCAGAAAAAACTATCTTAGTCCAAGAAGTATTACTAGGTGCGGATAGTTTGGATGGTCTGGAAAGAATCAAACGTGTTATTATCTCAGCAAAACTCCAAATCAATGAGTTCACAGCGGATATGGAACCTAAGGAAGTGGTCTGGGCAGTTTGCGTAGCTGTTTTTCCGTTATACCTTTTAAAATTAGGAACTTATCTTTTATCTGTCTTTTGTATTGCCACTGCAGGTTATAAAGCGGTCAGGGACATTCGCCAAGAGTTATTTCAAAAAGTTCAAAGACTCCCGCTGACATATTTTTATAAAGAAAAAACTGGTCTTATCATGAGCCGTGTCATAAACGATGCGGAAATTGTGGCGGCCGTTATTTCGAGTAACCTGCGTGATGCGGTGATCAACTTTTTTTATGTTTTAACGCATCTAATGATTCTTATTTATCTAAATTCAGAATTATTGGTATTAGCATGTCTTACAATTCCCGTTGTGATTTTGCCTGTAACACTCTTTACGCGAAAAATTTCTTCCTCAACTGCCAGGTTCCAAGAAAAAATCGCCGACTTAAATAGCCATATCCAAGAATTCATTTCAGGGATTAAGGTCATCAGAACCTTCCGTCAAGAGACTCAAGATCTAAAAAAATTTGATAATATCAACTATAAGGTCTACCGTCGTACATTTAAAGGCCAGTTCTATTTACAAATGGCACCAAGCCTTGTAGAATTAACTTCTTCCATCGTAGTTCTCGGATACTTTGCCATGGGAGCAAAATTCATTTATTCCGGTAAATTCACTCAAGGTGAGTTTATGGCCTTCCTCCTTACCTTGTTATTTTTATTACGTCCTCTCACTCAACTTTCACAAATGGTTGGAAAAATCACCCAAGCCAATTCCGCAGGGAAACGTATTTTCGAAATCATTGATCGCGATTCTGAAGTGGTGGAACATGGCGATGAAACTGTTCTCGAAAAAATTGAGAAAGGAATCCAATTTGACGACATCCATTTTTCCTATCCAGGAACAAACCAGGAAGTTTTAAAAGGAATCAACTTGGATATCAAACTCGGGGAAACCTATGCATTTGTCGGAACTAGTGGATCCGGTAAATCCACTCTTATGGATTTAATTCCCCGATTTTTTGATCCGACAGCTGGGAAAATTCGAATCGATGGTGAGGATATTCGAAATTATTCACTCAACTCACTTCGTAAAAAAATCGGAATTGTGACTCAGGAAATTTTTCTCTTTCACGGAACCATTGCAGATAACATAGCTTATGGGACGGGTGCAGCTTCTCGAAAGGAAATCGTTCGTGCAGCTCGTCTTGCAAATGCCCATGACTTCATTACCAAAATGGAAAATGGATATGATACTGTCATTGGGGTTCGTGGACTCGACCTTAGTGGGGGACAAAGACAACGTCTAGTCATTGCTCGAGCCTTGTTACGAAATGCAGAAATCATGATATTGGATGAAGCAACCAGTGCTCTAGATGCCGAATCAGAACGTTTGGTCAGTCGCGCTTTGGAGCGACTCTTTAAGAATAGAACTACTTTTATTATTGCCCATCGTCTTTCTACTGTTCGCCGAGTGAAGAACATTGTTGTCATTGAAGAGGGTGAAATCAAAGAACAAGGGGATCACGATTCCCTTTTGGCCGAAAATGGAATTTATAAAAAATTATACGATAGTCAATTTGCCGATGCGGAGATTCAGATATGA